One region of Chanodichthys erythropterus isolate Z2021 chromosome 24, ASM2448905v1, whole genome shotgun sequence genomic DNA includes:
- the avpr1aa gene encoding arginine vasopressin receptor 1Aa, which produces MGHLSNTSHPANSTDPFGRDEEVAKIEIAVLSVTFAVAVIGNCSVLLAIHNTKKKTSRMHLFIKHLSLADLVVAFFQVLPQLCWEITFRFYGPDFLCRIVKHLQVMGMFASTYMMVMMTLDRYIAICHPLKTLQQSTRRSHIMIGGTWISSLLLSTPQYFIFSLSEIKNGSDVYDCWGHFIQPWGPRAYITWITAGIFLIPVIILMTSYGFICHSIRMNIRYKTKKTPTDGAHKNGLIGKNSVSSVTTISRAKLRTVKMTFVIVLAYIICWAPFFIVQMWSVWDKNFSWDDSENTAVTLSALLASLNSCCNPWIYMVFSGHLLHDFTHCFPCCQQIHQSFRKEDSDSSLRRTTLLTKITNRSPTCSSGTWKEFDHSPKSNRSAPAGT; this is translated from the exons ATGGGACATCTGAGCAACACATCGCACCCGGCCAACTCCACCGACCCGTTCGGGCGCGACGAAGAGGTCGCCAAAATCGAGATCGCGGTCCTCAGCGTCACCTTCGCGGTCGCTGTGATCGGGAACTGCAGCGTCCTGCTGGCCATTCACAACACCAAGAAGAAAACCTCCCGCATGCACCTGTTTATTAAACACCTGAGCCTGGCCGACCTGGTGGTCGCGTTTTTCCAGGTCCTTCCACAGCTTTGCTGGGAAATAACCTTCCGATTTTACGGCCCGGACTTCTTGTGTCGGATCGTGAAGCACCTGCAGGTGATGGGCATGTTCGCGTCCACTTACATGATGGTTATGATGACTCTAGATCGGTATATCGCCATCTGCCACCCTCTCAAGACCCTCCAGCAGTCCACGCGGAGGTCCCACATCATGATCGGGGGCACGTGGATCAGCAGCCTGCTCCTCAGCACCCCTCAGTACTTCATCTTCTCCCTCAGTGAGATCAAGAACGGCTCTGATGTTTACGACTGCTGGGGCCACTTCATCCAGCCCTGGGGACCCCGCGCGTACATCACCTGGATCACAGCCGGGATATTCCTCATCCCTGTGATCATATTAATGACCAGTTACGGGTTCATATGCCACAGCATCAGGATGAACATCAGATATAAGACGAAGAAGACGCCGACTGATGGCGCGCACAAGAACGGGCTGATCGGGAAGAACTCGGTGAGCAGCGTGACCACCATCTCCAGAGCGAAGCTGCGCACCGTCAAGATGACGTTCGTCATCGTTCTCGCGTACATCATCTGCTGGGCGCCGTTTTTTATCGTGCAGATGTGGTCGGTGTGGGACAAGAACTTCAGCTGGGACG ATTCAGAGAACACGGCCGTCACTCTGTCTGCGCTGCTGGCCAGTCTGAACAGCTGCTGTAACCCGTGGATATACATGGTTTTTAGCGGACACCTTCTGCACGACTTCACTCACTGCTTCCCCTGCTGCCAGCAGATCCACCAGAGCTTCAGGAAAGAGGACTCGGACAGCAGCTTACGAAGAACCACGCTGCTCACCAAAATCACCAACCGAAGCCCCACGTGTAGCTCGGGCACCTGGAAAGAGTTCGATCATTCCCCCAAATCTAACAGGTCGGCTCCGGCTGGGACGTGA